One genomic segment of Saccharomyces kudriavzevii IFO 1802 strain IFO1802 genome assembly, chromosome: 8 includes these proteins:
- the NEM1 gene encoding Nem1-Spo7 phosphatase catalytic subunit NEM1 (similar to Saccharomyces cerevisiae NEM1 (YHR004C); ancestral locus Anc_2.530): MNALKYFSNHLITTKKPKKTINVELTKSQDLVNASNETSKTGARHTENDIIGGNHQHNHSTDNLEGSKQNEDNNQSVYIKPKALRSILRRKIASILWTILLFLPYYLIIKPLMSLWFVFTFPLSVIERRVKHTDKRHKEPGNSGNVSSTSSGNGNDSNEKAGSKNGNLNTIPETVDDDLNASDEIILQRDNVKGSLLKAQSVKSRSRSYSKSDVSLTNHSNTNTVFGTKRMGRFLFPKKLIPKSILNTQKKKKLVIDLDETLIHSASRSTTHSNSSQGHLVEVKFGISGIPTLYFIHKRPYCDFFLTKVSRWYDLIIFTASMKEYADPVIDWLESSFPANFSKRYYRSDCVLRDGVGYIKDLSIIKSSEENGKGSSPSSLDDVIIIDNSPVSYAMNVDNAIQVEGWISDPTDTDLLNLLPFLEAMRYSTDVRNILALKHGEKAFNIN; the protein is encoded by the coding sequence ATGAATGCCctaaaatatttttcaaatcactTAATAACTAccaagaaaccaaaaaaaacaatcaatGTTGAGCTGACAAAGAGTCAAGATCTAGTTAATGCTTCAAATGAAACTTCGAAAACAGGTGCCCGTCACACtgaaaatgatattattgGAGGAAACCACCAGCACAACCATTCCACAGACAACCTTGAGGGATCTAAGCAGAACGAGGATAATAATCAGTCTGTTTACATAAAGCCAAAAGCGCTACGTTCTATTCTGAGAAGGAAAATCGCGTCAATTTTATGGACAATactactttttcttccgtATTATTTGATAATTAAGCCTTTGATGTCGTTATGGTTTGTTTTTACTTTCCCATTAAGCGTCATCGAGCGTCGTGTAAAACATACTGATAAGAGACATAAGGAACCAGGTAATAGTGGGAATGTGTCGTCCACAAGTTCAGGTAATGGCAATGATTCCAATGAGAAGGCAGGctcaaaaaatggcaatCTAAATACAATTCCCGAAACAGTGGACGATGACTTGAATGCTAGTGATGAAATCATTTTACAAAGAGATAATGTCAAAGGCTCATTATTGAAGGCACAATCAGTCAAATCAAGATCAAGAAGTTACTCCAAATCAGATGTGTCACTCACCAATCATTCAAATACTAATACTGTGTTTGGTACAAAACGTATGGGAAGGTTCTTATTTCCGAAGAAGCTGATACCCAAATCAATATTGAAtacacaaaaaaaaaaaaaattagtcATTGATCTTGATGAGACTTTAATTCATTCGGCTTCCCGAAGTACGACGCACAGTAATTCTTCTCAGGGTCACCTAGTGGAGGTAAAGTTTGGAATAAGCGGAATTCCTACGCTTTATTTCATTCACAAAAGACCCTActgtgatttttttttaacaaaAGTCAGCAGATGGTACGACCTCATTATTTTTACAGCATCCATGAAAGAATATGCAGATCCTGTGATAGATTGGCTAGAAAGCTCCTTCCCAGCTAATTTCTCAAAGAGATACTACCGTTCAGATTGTGTTTTAAGAGATGGTGTTGGTTATATTAAGGATCTAAGCATCATCAAGAGttctgaagaaaatggaaaaggtAGTTCTCCATCTTCTTTGGATgatgttattattatagaTAACAGCCCAGTAAGTTACGCGATGAATGTAGATAACGCAATTCAGGTAGAAGGTTGGATAAGTGATCCGACGGATACAGACTTATTGAACTTGCTGCCTTTTTTGGAGGCTATGAGATATTCAACTGACGTCAGGAATATACTTGCATTAAAACATGGAGAAAAGGCGTTCAATATAAACTAG
- the GPA1 gene encoding guanine nucleotide-binding protein subunit alpha (similar to Saccharomyces cerevisiae GPA1 (YHR005C); ancestral locus Anc_2.643), protein MGCTVSTQTLDDESDPFLQNKRANDVIEQSLQLEKQRDKNEIKLLLLGAGESGKSTVLKQLRLLHQGGFSHQERLQYAQVIWADAIQSMKILIIQARKLGIQLDCDDPIKNKELFACKRILLKAKALDYINASVAGGSEFLNDYVLKYSERYETKRRVQSTGRAKAAFDENKNIPIKKGGTENNADTVPHNEEDDKNSTSRLNLEDICKDLNQEGDDRMFVRKTSKENQVPSRQNFIHEDIAEAIKQLWNNDKGIKQCFARSNEFQLEGSAAYYFDNIEKFASPNYVCTDEDILKGRIKTTGITETEFNIGSSKFKVLDAGGQRSERKKWIHCFEGITAVLFVLAMSEYDQMLFEDERVNRMHESIMLFDTLLNSKWFKDTPFILFLNKIDLFDEKVKSMPIRKHFPDYQGRVGDAEAGMRYFEKIFLNLNKTNKPIYVKRTCATDTQTMKFVLSAVTDLIIQQNLKKSGII, encoded by the coding sequence ATGGGTTGTACAGTGAGCACACAAACACTGGATGACGAAAGTGATCCATTTTTACAGAATAAAAGAGCTAACGATGTTATCGAACAATCGTTGCAACTAGAGAAACAAAGggacaaaaatgaaattaaacTGTTACTATTGGGTGCTGGTGAATCAGGAAAATCAACGGTTCTGAAACAGTTGAGATTGTTGCATCAAGGCGGCTTTTCTCACCAAGAAAGACTACAGTACGCCCAAGTGATATGGGCAGATGCCATACAATCAATGAAAATCCTGATTATTCAGGCCAGAAAACTAGGCATCCAACTTGACTGCGATGATCCCATTAAGAACAAAGAGTTGTTTGCATGTAAGAGGATACTGCTAAAAGCTAAAGCTCTCGATTACATCAACGCCAGCGTTGCCGGTGGTTCTgagtttttgaatgattATGTTCTAAAATATTCGGAAAGGTATGAAACTAAAAGGCGTGTTCAAAGTACTGGACGAGCAAAAGCTGCCTTcgatgaaaacaaaaatattccCATTAAGAAAGGTGGCACTGAAAACAATGCTGATACAGTGCCACATAATGAGGAGGACGATAAAAATAGTACTAGTAGGCTCAATCTAGAGGACATTTGCAAGGATTTGAACCAAGAGGGCGATGACCGGATGTTTGTTAGGAAAAcatcaaaggaaaatcAAGTGCCAAGTAGACAAAATTTTATCCACGAAGACATTGCTGAGGCCATAAAGCAACTTTGGAATAACGATAAAGGTATTAAACAGTGTTTTGCGCGTTCCAATGAGTTTCAGTTGGAGGGGTCGGCGGCATACTATTTTGACAATATCGAAAAATTCGCTAGTCCGAATTATGTTTGCACAGATGAGGACATCTTAAAGGGCCGTATAAAGACCACGGGTATCACAGAAACAGAATTCAACATCGGTTCTTCCAAATTCAAGGTTCTTGATGCTGGTGGACAGCGTTCTGAACGCAAAAAATGGATTCACTGCTTCGAGGGAATTACTGCAGTTTTATTTGTCCTAGCGATGAGCGAATATGACCAGATGCtgtttgaagatgaaagagTCAACAGAATGCATGAATCAATAATGTTATTTGACACCTTATTGAATTCTAAGTGGTTTAAAGACACAccatttattttatttttgaataagaTTGATCTATTcgatgaaaaagtaaaaagcATGCCAATAAGGAAACACTTCCCTGATTATCAAGGCCGTGTTGGCGATGCGGAAGCGGGTATGAGATACTTCGAAAAGATATTTTTAAACTTGAACAAGACAAATAAGCCGATTTATGTAAAACGCACATGCGCCACCGACACTCAAACTATGAAATTCGTACTAAGCGCAGTCACTGATCTAATCATCCAGCAGAACCTAAAGAAAAGCGGTATAATATGA